The segment CGGAAGAGTTTTTGAAAGCCGCCGAACACGACCTCGACGCGGCCTACGAAACGTTGGTGGACACACTGCTTGCATCGCCCGACTATGGCGAACGCATGGCATCGGTGTGGATGGAGGTGGCTCGGTTCTCCGAAAGCGACGGGTATCAACTCGATCAAGTCCGTACGCAGTACCCGTGGAGAGATTGGGTGATTCGGGCGTTCAACGACAACATGCCCTACGACCAATTTGTGTTGGAACAAACTGCCGGAGATCTACTGCCCGGCGCGACCGAAGAGCAAATCATCGCGACGGGATTCAACAGGAATCACGTGCTCAATGGCGAAGGCGGCGTGGACCCCAATGAAACTCGGATCGAAGTCGTCGCTGACCGAACCGAAACAACCGCGACGGCGTTTTTGGGACTGACAATCGGTTGTTGTCGCTGTCACGATCACAAGTTTGATCCGTTGAGCCAAGAAGACTACTTCCGGTTTTTCGCGTACTTCAACAACGTCGATGAATCGGGCAAGGCCGGACACAACGCCAACCCGTTCTTGGAACTCGAGGTGTCGCCGGAGGATCGTAAACAAGCCGAACGATACCAAGCCAACACGAAACATCACCACATTCGTTTCCCAGAAGGCAACAAGATCCGAGTCGCGGTTTTGAAGGATCGTTCGGGCGAGCCACGCAAGACATTCATCTTGAATCGAGGTGCCTGGGATCAGCCGACGCGTGAGGTGACGCCCGCACCGCCGGCTTCGTTGCCCTCGCCGGATGGCCTGCCGCCCAATCGACTGGGACTGGCCCGTTGGATGATCGACGACAGCAATCCGTTGACCGCACGCGTGGCCGTGAATCGGTACTGGGAACTGTTCTTCGGCCGCGGCATCGTCACGACCCAAGAGGACTTCGGCGTGCAGAGTGCTCGACCGAGCCATCCGCGATTGTTGGATTGGTTGGCCGCCGACTTTCGTGAAAACGGATGGAATGTCAAACGCCTGATCAAACAGATCGTCACATCCTCCACCTATCGGCAGTCTTCCGTTTGCAACGAGAAAACTCGCACGATCGATCCCGACAATGTTTGGTTGGCTCGCGGTGCTCGGTTTCGTCAACCATCGTGGATGCTGCGGGATCAAGCCCTGGCGGTCTCGGGCTTGCTGAGTCCTGACATGTTTGGACCCTCGGTGCGGCCCTACCAGCCTGAGAACATTTGGTTCACGCCGACGGCGGGCAAAATTCGCTACGAAGCCGATTCGGGTGACGAGCTTTATCGAAAGAGCCTGTACACGTTTTGGCGACGCACGACTGGCCCCGCCAACATGTTTGACGCAAGTCCACGACGGGTTTGTGAAGTCAACGTGAGGCGAACAAACACGCCGCTGCACGCCTTGGTGACGCTCAACGACGTGACGTTTGTCGAAGCCGCCCGGGTGTTGGCTGACTGTATTTTGGACTCACTGGATTGGAACGGCGAAGACCGATCGCATAGTCGGGCGTGGATCGATGCGGCATTGAACGAGGTTTCAGAACGTGTGTTGTTGCGAGACCTCGACGGGGCCGAACGCGAAATGCTGAGTTCGTTTGTCGCGGAAACGATCGAGCACTATCAAACACATCCTGAGCAAGCCGAGGTGTTGCTGAGTTTTGGCGAAGCTCCACGCGGGGGCCACGACGCCGCGATCCACGCTGCTCTGACGAACGCCGTGTTGCTGATCATGAACACCGACGAGTCGCTCAGCCATTTTTGACGACGTCCCCGCGTGTATCTGAAAACGAACTCGATTTTCAATAAAACCATGTCGAATCCATCTCTCACAAATTCCTTCTACCTTTCGCGGCGACACTTTCTCGGTGCCACACAGCTTGGCATCGGCGCAGCGGCGTTGGCTCGGATAGGGCTGGGCGGATCCGTATTCGCCGAGGGCTCGTCCGGCGGCAGCCATTTCCCTGCCAAAGCCAAACGTATCATTCACTTGACGATGTCTGGTGCGCCGTCGCAGATCGAAACGTTTGACCACAAACCGCAACTCGAACGTTTCAACGGCACGGAACTGCCGGATTCGATCCGAATGGGCCAACGCGTCACCGGGATGACCGCGAATCAAAAGCAGATCGTTCACGGCAGTCTGCACAAGTTCCAACCGTACGGGCAATCTGGCGTGATGTTGAGCGAGCATCTGCCGCACACGGGATCGATTATCGATGATCTTTGTTTGGTCAAGTCGATGTCGACCGACCAAATCAATCATGCACCGGCGATGACGTTCATGCTGACCGGTCATCAAATTCCCGGCCGACCGAGCATGGGAGCTTGGTTGACTTATGGACTTGGCAGCATGAATGAGGATCTGCCCGGTTTTGTGGTGCTCGCGTCCAAAGTCGACAATGCGGCGGGCCAACCGCTCTACGATTACTACTGGGGTCCAGGCTTCTTGCCGAGCAAACACCAGGGCGTGATGTTGCGGTCTGAAAAAGACGCCGTGTTGTACTTGAACAATCCGCCAGGGATCCCGCGCGAGGTGCGGCGGGGCATGTTGGATCGGCTAAAGGAGATGAATGCGATCCAGTACGACGCGTTTGGTGATCCGGAGATCCAGACGCGGATCGCTCAGTACGAATTGGCCTATCGGATGCAGCAATCGGTTCCTGAGCTAACGGATTTGTCAGAAGAAACCGACGAAACGTTTGAGCTGTACGGTCCCGATTCGCGAAAGCCGGGCAGCTTTGCGGCGAACTGTCTGCTCGCCCGTCGTTTGGCCGAACGTGGCGTGCGACACATTCAATTGTTCCATCCGGGTTGGGATCACCACAGTTCGATTGATTCCAAGCTGAAGGAATACTGCCGGGCCACCGATCAAGCCAGCGCGGCACTGGTCAAGGATCTGAAACGCCGAGGCATGTTGGACGACACGTTGGTGATTTGGGGTGGTGAGTTCGGACGCAGTCCCGTCATTCAAGGCGAGATCGGGAAGCCGAACGCAGGCCGCGACCATCATCCGCGATGTTTCAGCATGTGGATGGCCGGCGGTGGAGTGAAGCCGGGAGTGTATGGTGAAACGGATGACTTCTCATTCAATGTGGTCTCTGACCGCATTCACATCCATGACTTGCAGGCCACCGTGTTGCACTTGATGGGAATCGATCACGAGCGGCTGACGTTCCGGCATCAGGGCCGCGCGTTCCGGCTGACGGATGTCCACGGTGAAGTGGCGCACAAGATTCTCGCTTGATCGAAACTCAGTTGTTCAAAAACTTTTGGTGCGGCACTCGTTACGAAAGCGACTGGGGGTGGTGCCGGTGACCTCTTTGAAAGCTCGGTTGAAACGGCTGAGCGATTCAAAGCCCGATTCCCAGGCGATATGCACGATTTGTTCGTTGCTGGTGATGAGCAATCGTTGGGCTTCGGCCACGCGGTGACGTGTGATCAGGCTGTTGAGGGTGGTGCCGAAAGTTTTGCGAAACAGGGTGGCCGCATAGTCGGGATGCAGGTCCACACTGTCGGCGATGTCCTTGATTAGCAAACGTGATTTGTAGTGGCGAGCAATGTAGCAAGCCATCAATTCCGCTTTCTTTAGATTCGGAGAATGCTGAACCGCATTTTTCGGTTCGTCACAGGTCGGTTGGTCGCCGTACACACTTGGGTTGCGTCGATGCGAATGAGCCAGACGCATCAAACGAGCCTTCAGTTCCAATCGCACGATGTCTTGCGAGTCCGTGCTTCCATCTTTCAGGTCGCGATGCCACTGAGCGAAAAGCGATTGATCCAGGTCAGCGTCGAACTGTTCGCAGTGATGTGAAATCACGTTGCCTGTGATCAGTTGGGATTGGAAGTTCTCCGGCAATCCCCATTGCAGAAACATGCCGAAAGGAATTGTCACCACGTAGTAGTGCGAGACTTCGTTGAACTGGACGATTTGATGGGGGACCGCTGCCCAAAATACGGACACGTTTTGGGCATCCACGGTCACACGTCGCCCGCCGATCAGATAGGTCAGCGTGCCTCGGTCAACAAAGTTGACTTCGATTTCATCGTGGCGATCGGGACGGGACATTCGCATCGGTTCCCAGATCTCGCAAGTGAAACCGTAGGGAGCGAAGTCCGGTCGATGACTGTCAAAATGCCTCATGGCCTCAGGATAGTGTCAGCGGCAGCCGTAATCGAGGTAGAATGGGCTTTTATCTGCTGTAAACTTGCCTCCCTCGTCCACCAGCCTCGTTCGCGGAGTTGGGCTTATCGCACCGTTTGGAGCCAATCAATGTCTCAAGTACTGGATTCTCAAAACGCCCAACAGCAAGCGGGCGCCCCGCCTCAAACGGTTCGTGCTGTCGCGATGACGGCTCCCGGCCAGACAGAGATGCGGACGTATCCGTATCCGACGATGGACCACGATTCGGCAATTCTGAAGGTGGACATGTCGGGGATCTGCGGTACGGATCGGCACATCTTCAAAGGCGAGGCAACGGAGCTTCGTGGCAAGTCGATCTACCCGTATGTCGGCGGTCATGAAGTCATCGGAACGATTGTCGAAATCGGTGGTAACGCCGCGAAGACGATGGACTATGACAAGCAGGTGCTGAAGGTCGGCGATCGAGTCGCGATCGCGGTGGAGGTGAATTGTGGGCACTGTGTTTATTGCCGGAAGCACTACAACAACACGACATGTTTGAATCAGATTCAAGCTTACGGATTGCACCCCAACGCCGACACGCTTCCCTATCTGCGAGGTGGTTTCGCCGAATACATGTACATCCGGCCTGGGACCCACTTGTTCAAAGTTCCTGAAGAAATGCCAACCGACATCGCCGTGTTCGTCGAGGAGATGGCGGTCGCCTATCACTCGCTGGCTCGTGCGGCGGGGCCTTTTGCACCGGTCAATGAAGGCTTCGGTCCGGGAATGTCCGTGGCGGTGTTGGGCAATGGTCCACTTGGGATTCTTCACGGAATCATGGCCAGCATTCATGGTGCCGGTCTTCGCATCGCAACGGATCTATCTGAGTTGCGGTTGGGCAAAGCCAAGCACCTGTACGCCGACGTCACGCTCAATGCTGCGAAGATTTCAGAAGAAGAGCGGATCGCTCAGGTCAAAGACATGACGGACGGCGTTGGCCCAGATCTAGTCATCGAATCCGCGGGTGAGCCGGAAGCCTTCATCGAGGCGTTGAAAATGGTTCGCAAGGGTGGCACGGTGATCGAAGTGGGGAATTGGGTTGATCTTGGCAAGCCTGTTGACTTGGATGTGATGCAGCACATCAGTTCCAAGAACCTGCACATTCATTCGGTATTTCATTGCGGCACCGATTGGCGTCCGGTTCTGAACATCCTGAACCAACAATCCGATCGCTACGACTTTCCGTCTTTGATCACACACCGTTTTGGCTTGGACGAGTTGGTGGAAAAGTTCGGCACGGTCACCGACTTCGACGAGTGTT is part of the Rhodopirellula halodulae genome and harbors:
- a CDS encoding PSD1 and planctomycete cytochrome C domain-containing protein, translating into MCYARMTRRMVCFLAVVVCWHGTSDVVAETQIDFGVDVLPILSDACFHCHGPDENTREAGLRLDTQDDLLSMVSAGDPDDSYLIQRIVAEDPEEQMPPADSHRQLKPAEKQVLVEWVKQGASWSGHWAFEPIEKPKLPGVDGDWGRNEIDSFVQAKLIEKSLTPSPDADGRTLLRRVALDVTGLPPRADVAEEFLKAAEHDLDAAYETLVDTLLASPDYGERMASVWMEVARFSESDGYQLDQVRTQYPWRDWVIRAFNDNMPYDQFVLEQTAGDLLPGATEEQIIATGFNRNHVLNGEGGVDPNETRIEVVADRTETTATAFLGLTIGCCRCHDHKFDPLSQEDYFRFFAYFNNVDESGKAGHNANPFLELEVSPEDRKQAERYQANTKHHHIRFPEGNKIRVAVLKDRSGEPRKTFILNRGAWDQPTREVTPAPPASLPSPDGLPPNRLGLARWMIDDSNPLTARVAVNRYWELFFGRGIVTTQEDFGVQSARPSHPRLLDWLAADFRENGWNVKRLIKQIVTSSTYRQSSVCNEKTRTIDPDNVWLARGARFRQPSWMLRDQALAVSGLLSPDMFGPSVRPYQPENIWFTPTAGKIRYEADSGDELYRKSLYTFWRRTTGPANMFDASPRRVCEVNVRRTNTPLHALVTLNDVTFVEAARVLADCILDSLDWNGEDRSHSRAWIDAALNEVSERVLLRDLDGAEREMLSSFVAETIEHYQTHPEQAEVLLSFGEAPRGGHDAAIHAALTNAVLLIMNTDESLSHF
- a CDS encoding DUF1501 domain-containing protein, translated to MSNPSLTNSFYLSRRHFLGATQLGIGAAALARIGLGGSVFAEGSSGGSHFPAKAKRIIHLTMSGAPSQIETFDHKPQLERFNGTELPDSIRMGQRVTGMTANQKQIVHGSLHKFQPYGQSGVMLSEHLPHTGSIIDDLCLVKSMSTDQINHAPAMTFMLTGHQIPGRPSMGAWLTYGLGSMNEDLPGFVVLASKVDNAAGQPLYDYYWGPGFLPSKHQGVMLRSEKDAVLYLNNPPGIPREVRRGMLDRLKEMNAIQYDAFGDPEIQTRIAQYELAYRMQQSVPELTDLSEETDETFELYGPDSRKPGSFAANCLLARRLAERGVRHIQLFHPGWDHHSSIDSKLKEYCRATDQASAALVKDLKRRGMLDDTLVIWGGEFGRSPVIQGEIGKPNAGRDHHPRCFSMWMAGGGVKPGVYGETDDFSFNVVSDRIHIHDLQATVLHLMGIDHERLTFRHQGRAFRLTDVHGEVAHKILA
- a CDS encoding helix-turn-helix domain-containing protein; translated protein: MRHFDSHRPDFAPYGFTCEIWEPMRMSRPDRHDEIEVNFVDRGTLTYLIGGRRVTVDAQNVSVFWAAVPHQIVQFNEVSHYYVVTIPFGMFLQWGLPENFQSQLITGNVISHHCEQFDADLDQSLFAQWHRDLKDGSTDSQDIVRLELKARLMRLAHSHRRNPSVYGDQPTCDEPKNAVQHSPNLKKAELMACYIARHYKSRLLIKDIADSVDLHPDYAATLFRKTFGTTLNSLITRHRVAEAQRLLITSNEQIVHIAWESGFESLSRFNRAFKEVTGTTPSRFRNECRTKSF
- a CDS encoding zinc-dependent alcohol dehydrogenase, with translation MSQVLDSQNAQQQAGAPPQTVRAVAMTAPGQTEMRTYPYPTMDHDSAILKVDMSGICGTDRHIFKGEATELRGKSIYPYVGGHEVIGTIVEIGGNAAKTMDYDKQVLKVGDRVAIAVEVNCGHCVYCRKHYNNTTCLNQIQAYGLHPNADTLPYLRGGFAEYMYIRPGTHLFKVPEEMPTDIAVFVEEMAVAYHSLARAAGPFAPVNEGFGPGMSVAVLGNGPLGILHGIMASIHGAGLRIATDLSELRLGKAKHLYADVTLNAAKISEEERIAQVKDMTDGVGPDLVIESAGEPEAFIEALKMVRKGGTVIEVGNWVDLGKPVDLDVMQHISSKNLHIHSVFHCGTDWRPVLNILNQQSDRYDFPSLITHRFGLDELVEKFGTVTDFDECCKIEVLPHKS